A stretch of Perognathus longimembris pacificus isolate PPM17 chromosome 1, ASM2315922v1, whole genome shotgun sequence DNA encodes these proteins:
- the LOC125355619 gene encoding LOW QUALITY PROTEIN: probable RNA-binding protein 18 (The sequence of the model RefSeq protein was modified relative to this genomic sequence to represent the inferred CDS: inserted 1 base in 1 codon; substituted 1 base at 1 genomic stop codon) — MEAETKTLPLENASILSEGSLQEGHRLWTDKLDKITQYHLLKLLQKFGKAKQFDFLFHKSGALEGQPRGYCFVNFETKQEAEQAIQCLNGKLALSKMMXPYAQVKXYDHNKNKILPISLFSSSTEPTQFNLSVTAKIKAIEAKLKMMAENLDAEQPVAPFYSYFKPPDPPPPKKRTTPYSRTAWKS; from the exons ATGGAAGCAGAAACCAAAACACTTCCCCTGGAGAACGCATCCATCCTTTCAGAGGGCTCTCTACAGGAAGGGCACCGATTATGGACTGACAAACTGGACAAAATCACACAATACCACCTCCTCAAGCTCCTCCAGAAGTTTGGCAAGGCCAAACAGTTTGACTTCCTCTTCCACAAGTCAGGCGCTTTGGAGGGTCAGCCTCGAGGGTACTGTTTTGTTAACTTTGAAactaagcaggaagcagaacaagCCATCCAATGTCTCAATGGCAAGCTGGCACTGTCGAAGATGA GGCCATATGCTCAAGTAAAGTGATATGATCACAATAAGAACAAGATCCTTCCAAtcagtcttttt TCCTCAAGCACTGAGCCAACTCAGTTTAACCTTAGTGTCACTGCAAAGATCAAAGCCATTGAAGCAAAGCTGAAGATGATGGCAGAAAATCTTGATGCAGAGCAGCCAGTAGCACCTTTCTATTCCTACTTTAAGccaccagacccccccccccccaaaaaaaggactACTCCATATTCCAGAACAGCTTGGAAATCTTGA